The following coding sequences are from one Epinephelus fuscoguttatus linkage group LG7, E.fuscoguttatus.final_Chr_v1 window:
- the ribc1 gene encoding RIB43A-like with coiled-coils protein 1, which produces MYKADLPVDQSIEKAVERRRSAETARKARIYNTRLRVLGLDLDALNKQVQEKKHQQNTELQWEKAFDKLRERHDEILLQQDIDEREKRAALHTDLTQYWATQQRVEDSRDADLNCGLKGAFRFTIPEGELGPASMTIFQGEDTGEEQRRREQMKKTDRDLQAQKEDNERRRMRDKHRESLMSKELVHQDLKGVQLHALEEECRKATRMALDNYNRALAAEQAEKLKEQHRREERENLEEMLHTATSDMMTECAEAAEREVERGRPTRVLIDRWKGMSAEQLSAIQREREEQRLERQRQRDAEKIRDTARELQLLKLSREAEEEERRAEKLRREKRIQTDHFNMQLAREQQAHQEYLNKKLYTNKPTKDYFYQFNTGSR; this is translated from the exons ATGTACAAAGCAGATTTGCCTGTGGACCAGTCCATAGAAAAGGCTGTGGAGAGGCGGAGGTCTGCAGAAACAGCACGTAAAGCTCGGATCTATAATACCCGGCTTCGTGTGCTGGGCCTCGACCTTGATGCTCTCAATAAACAGGTCCAGgagaaaaaacatcagcaaaacACAGAGCTGCAATGGGAAAAAGCTTTTG ATAAGCTCAGAGAGCGTCATGATGAAATCCTGCTGCAGCAAGACATTGATGAAAGAGAGAAGCGAGCAGCTTTGCACACTGACCTGACCCAGTATTGGGCCACTCAACAGCGTGTAGAGGACTCACGCGATGCTGATCTCAATTGCGGCCTGAAGGGGGCATTCAGGTTCACCATTCCAGAGGGTGAGCTGGGCCCTGCCAGTATGACAATCTTCCAG GGAGAGGACactggagaggagcagaggaggagagaacaaatgaaaaagacagacagagatctGCAAGCACAGAAGGAAGACAATGAGAGGAGGCGCATGAGAGACAAGCACAGAG agagTCTCATGAGCAAAGAGCTTGTGCATCAGGACCTTAAGGGGGTTCAGCTACATGCACTAGAGGAGGAGTGTCGGAAAGCTACCCGCATGGCACTCGACAACTACAATCGAGCTCTG GCTGCAGAGCAGGCAGAGAAACTGAAGGAGCAgcacaggagagaagaaagggaGAATCTTGAGGAGATGCTGCACACGGCGACATCCGACATGATGACAGAGTGTGCAGAGGCAGCGGAGAGAGAGGTGGAAAGGGGGAGGCCAACACGGGTTCTGATAGACAGATGGAAGGGGATGAGCGCTGAGCAGCTGAGCGCCATCCAAAGGGAGAGAGAAGAACAGCGTCTTGAGAGACAG AGGCAACGTGATGCTGAGAAGATTCGGGACACAGCTCGGGAACTCCAGCTACTGAAGCTGTCcagagaagcagaggaggaggagaggagagcagaaaagctgaggagagagaagaggattCAGACAGATCATTTCAACATGCAGCTGGCCAGAGAGCAGCAGGCACA TCAGGAGTACCTAAACAAGAAGCTGTACACCAACAAACCCACCAAGGACTACTTCTATCAATTCAACACCGGCTCCCGCTGA
- the smc1a gene encoding structural maintenance of chromosomes protein 1A: protein MGYLKLIEIENFKSYKGRQIIGPFHKFTAIIGPNGSGKSNLMDAISFVLAEKTSNLRVKTLKDLIHGAPVGKPAANRAFVSMVYQEDNGEERAFTRAIIGSSSEYRINNKVVGLPEYSEELEKLGILIKARNFLVFQGAVESIAMKNPKERTALFEEISRSGELAQEYDRRKKEMVKAEEDTQFNYHRKKNIAAERKEAKQEKEEAERYQRLKDEVARASVQLQLFKLYHNETEIEKLNKELGQRNKEIDKDRKKMDHVEEELKDKKKELGRLMREQQTIEKEIKEKDSELNQKRPQYIKAKENTSHKIKKLEAARKSLQNAQKMYKKRKGDMDELDKEMRAVELAKQEFEERMEEEAQSQGQDLTLEENQVKQYHRLKEEASKRAATLAQELEKFNRDQKADQDRLDLEERKKVETEAKIKQKIREIEENQKRIEKLEDYITTSRQSLDEQKRMEEELTEEVEMAKRRIDEINMELNQVMEQLGDARIDRQENSRQQRKAEIMESIKRLYPGSVYGRLIDLCQPTQKKYQIAVTKVLGKNMDAIIVDSEKTGRDCIQYIKEQRGEPETFLPLDYLEVKPTDEKLRELRGAKLVIDVIRYEPPHIKKALQYACGNALVCENVEDARRIAFGGPYRHKTVALDGTLFQKSGVISGGASDLKAKARRWDEKAVDKLKEKKEKLTEELKEQMKAKRKEAELRQVQSQAHGLQMRLKYSQSDLEQTKTRHLSLNMQEKSKLESELANFGPRINDIKRIIQSREREITDLRDRMNLVEDEVFVEFCKEIGVRNIREFEEEKVKRQNEIAKKRLEFETQKTRLGIQVDYEKNQLKEDQEKVMMWEQTVKKDEAEIERLKKEEHRHMKIIDETMAQLQDLKNQHLTKKSEVNDKNHDMEEIRKKLGGANKELTQLQKEVTAIETKLEQKRSDRHNLLQACKMQDIRLPLRSGTMDDISQGEGSSQTDESSSQRTSSSVLAKEALIEIDYSNLSEDLKDALSEEEIKAETNTLQQRLNEQQSILQRISAPNMKAMEKLESVRDKFQETSDEFEAARKRAKKAKQAFEQIKKERFDRFNNCFESVATNIDEIYKALSRNSSAQAFLGPENPEEPYLDGINYNCVAPGKRFRPMDNLSGGEKTVAALALLFAIHSYKPAPFFVLDEIDAALDNTNIGKVANYIKDQSVQNFQAIVISLKEEFYTKADSLIGVYPEQGDCVISKVLTFDLSQYPDANPNPNE from the exons ATGGGTTATTTAAAACTGATAGAGATCGAAAACTTCAAGTCGTATAAAGGAAGACAGATCATTGGACCCTTTCATAAGTTCACTGCAATCATCGGACCCAATGGATCTG GAAAGTCCAACCTTATGGATGCCATCAGCTTCGTGTTGGCAGAAAAGACCAGCAACCTGCGTGTGAAGACTCTGAAGGATCTGATCCACGGAGCACCCGTAGGGAAGCCAGCTGCCAACAGAGCTTTTGTCAGCATGGTGTACCAGGAGGATAATGGAGAGGAGCGTGCCTTTACAAGGGCCATCATTG GTTCCTCCTCTGAGTACCGCATCAACAACAAAGTGGTGGGCCTGCCTGAATACAGTGAAGAGCTGGAAAAACTTGGTATCCTGATCAAGGCTAGAAACTTCCTGGTCTTCCAG GGAGCTGTGGAGTCTATTGCCATGAAGAACCCCAAGGAGCGCACAGCTCTGTTTGAGGAAATCTCACGTTCTGGAGAGCTGGCCCAGGAGTACGACCGCAGGAAGAAGGAAATGGTGAAAGCAGAGGAGGACACACAGTTTAATTACCATCGTAAGAAAAACATTGCTGCTGAGCGCAAAGAAGCCAagcaagagaaagaggag GCCGAGCGATACCAGCGTCTGAAAGATGAAGTGGCCAGGGCTAGTGTTCAGTTGCAGCTCTTCAAGCTGTACCACAACGAGACTGAGATTGAAAAGCTGAACAAAGAGCTAGGCCAGCGGAACAAGGAGATCGATAAGGACCGCAAAAAGATGGACCatgtggaggaggagctgaaggacAAGAAGAAGGAGCTGGGCAGGCTGATGAGAGAGCAGCAGACCATTGAGAAAGAAATCAA AGAGAAAGACTCTGAGTTAAACCAAAAGAGGCCGCAGTACATCAAGGCCAAAGAGAACACTTCACACAAGATCAAGAAGCTCGAGGCGGCGCGCAAGTCATTGCAAAATGCCCAGAAGATGTACAAGAAACGCAAGGGGGACATGGATGAGCTGGATAAAGAGATGAGGGCTGTGGAGCTGGCCAAGCAAGAGTTTGAGGAGCgcatggaggaggaggcacAGAGCCAGGGCCAGGACCTTACCCTCGAGGAAAACCAG GTCAAGCAGTACCATCGTCTGAAGGAGGAGGCCAGTAAACGTGCTGCCACACTGGCACAGGAGCTGGAGAAGTTCAACCGCGACCAGAAGGCCGACCAGGACCGCCTCGActtggaggagaggaagaaagtgGAGACAGAG gctaaaataaaacagaagatCCGTGAAATTGAGGAAAACCAGAAACGTATTGAGAAATTAGAGGATTACATCACCACCAGCAG GCAGTCACTGGATGAACAGAAGCgcatggaggaggagctgaCTGAAGAGGTGGAAATGGCCAAGAGGAGAATTGATGAGATCAACATGGAACTTAACCAG GTAATGGAGCAGCTGGGAGACGCCAGAATTGACAGGCAGGAGAACAGTCGCCAGCAGCGCAAGGCTGAGATCATGGAGAGTATCAAAAGACTCTACCCTGGCTCTGTG TACGGTCGTCTGATCGACCTGTGCCAGCCCACTCAGAAGAAGTATCAGATTGCTGTGACCAAGGTGTTGGGTAAGAACATGGACGCCATCATTGTTGACTCTGAGAAGACTGGAAGAGATTGTATTCAGTACAtcaaggagcagagaggagagcccGAGACCTTCCTTCCTCTCGACTACCTCGAG GTGAAACCAACAGATGAGAAGCTGAGAGAACTACGAGGAGCCAAACTGGTGATTGACGTGATTCGCTATGAGCCTCCCCACATCAAGAAAGCCCTGCAGTATGCTTGTGGCAACGCCCTGGTGTGTGAGAACGTAGAGGATGCACGAAGGATCGCTTTCGGAGGGCCATACAGACACAAG ACGGTAGCCCTGGATGGTACCCTTTTCCAGAAGTCCGGTGTAATCTCTGGAGGAGCCAGTGACCTGAAGGCCAAGGCCAGGCGTTGGGATGAGAAGGCAGTGGATAAGCTcaaggagaagaaagaaaaactcaCTGAAGAGCTCAAG gAGCAAATGAAGGCCAAGAGGAAGGAGGCGGAGCTGCGTCAGGTGCAGTCTCAGGCCCACGGTCTGCAGATGAGACTCAAGTACTCCCAGAGTGATCTGGAACAGACCAAAACCCGTCACCTCTCCCTCAACATGCAG GAGAAGTCTAAGCTGGAGAGTGAATTGGCAAACTTTGGCCCCCGCATCAACGACATCAAGAGGATCATCCAGTCTCGTGAGAGGGAGATCACGGACCTGCGAGACCGCATGAACCTG GTGGAGGATGAGGTGTTTGTTGAGTTCTGTAAGGAGATCGGAGTGAGGAACATCCGAGAGTTCGAGGAGGAGAAGGTGAAGAGGCAGAACGAGATCGCTAAGAAGCG tcttgaATTTGAGACCCAGAAAACCCGCCTGGGTATCCAGGTGGACTACGAGAAGAATCAGCTGAAGGAGGACCAGGAGAAAGTCATGATGTGGGAGCAGACCGTCAAGAAGGACGAGGCTGAAATAGAGCGACTAAAGAAG GAGGAGCACAGACACATGAAGATCATTGATGAGACAATGGCCCAACTGCAGGACCTAAAGAACCAGCACCTCACCAAAAAATCTGAAGTCAACGATAAGAACCACGACATGGAGGAGATCCGCAAAAAACTGGGTGGCGCCAACAA AGAGTTGACTCAGCTCCAGAAGGAGGTCACAGCCATTGAGACCAAACTGGAGCAGAAGCGCAGCGACCGTCACAACTTACTGCAAGCCTGCAAAATGCAGGACATCAGGTTGCCTCTCCGCTCTGGAACAATGGATGATATCAGCCAGGGAGAG GGAAGCTCCCAGACAGATGAGTCGAGCAGCCAGAGGACGTCCAGCAGTGTTCTCGCTAAAGAGGCTCTCATAGAGATCGACTACAGCAACCTGTCTGAAGACCTTAAG GATGCGCTGTCAGAGGAAGAAATCAAGGCggagacaaacacactgcagcagcgTCTGAATGAGCAGCAGAGTATCCTACAGAGGATCAGCGCACCCAACATGAAGGCCATGGAGAAGCTCGAGAGTGTCAGGGACAAGTTCCAAGAGACCAGTGACG AGTTTGAGGCTGCTCGTAAGAGAGCCAAGAAGGCCAAGCAAGCCTTTGAGCAGATCAAGAAGGAAAGGTTTGATCGTTTCAATAACTGCTTTGAGTCTGTGGCCACCAACATCGATGAGATCTACAAGGCCCTGTCACGCAACAGCAGTGCCCAG GCTTTCCTGGGCCCAGAAAACCCAGAGGAGCCATACCTGGATGGCATCAACTATAACTGTGTGGCTCCGGGAAAAAGGTTCAGACCCATGGACAACCTGTCTGGAGGAGAGAAGACAGTAGCTGCCCTGGCTCTGCTCTTCGCTATTCACAG CTACAAACCCGCCCCCTTCTTTGTCCTGGATGAGATTGACGCTGCTCTGGACAACACTAACATTGGCAAG GTGGCCAATTACATCAAAGACCAGTCGGTGCAGAACTTCCAGGCCATCGTCATTTCTCTCAAGGAGGAATTCTACACCAAGGCAGACTCGCTCATCGGTGTTTATCCAGAG CAAGGAGATTGTGTCATCAGCAAAGTGCTCACCTTTGACCTCTCCCAGTATCCTGATGCCAACCCAAATCCGAATGAATAG